In Anopheles gambiae chromosome 2, idAnoGambNW_F1_1, whole genome shotgun sequence, a single window of DNA contains:
- the LOC1275115 gene encoding protein hu-li tai shao isoform X1, which produces MRMATETETATIHTNGGLETVSEEEGMKPRPADIEADMREMERRKRVESIMNSRLFREELERIVDGQMREGSSTILQQLSDIMGMPAARIGSVFKSSNCVVPINDIRGVESMGYEKGEKILRCKLAATFRLMDLFGWTQGIACQITARLNADQELFLVNPYGMLFHEVTASSLNKVNMQGQIVEHGTTNFGINNNQFTLHSVIHAARPDIRCAIYVAYSAVTAISALKQGLQPLTKHTALLGEIAFHTYAGALNEPEEKDKLLRSLGPVSKVLLLSNHGALCCGETIEEAFYHVTHMVHACEAQLKLLPVGLENLILIPEETRKAIYDAARKPSGEGQEAASAQTADNKEGQLTKTPKWRVGGSEFEALMRMLDNAGFRTGYIFRNPLIKGDVPKPRNDIEVPPAVSSLGYLIEEEELFKQGIWRKGDPRKVGDRTRWLNSPNVYQKVEVLETGTPDPKKITKWVAEPSPTHSSTPVKIEHAHQFVPTNTNPREFKRIQQQIKDNRRADKISAGPQSHILEGVSWDEANRLKDANVSAAGDHVVLMGAASKGIIQRGYQHNATVYKAPYAKNPFDSVTDDELNEYKKTVEKKRHGDGTDTDFSESEALSSLQISGPAKGASLVSPPSQSEQEDTTAEHHVLRIETKQAPKPSQPEVVLSDGEQVQNGEQSDAHMSTFSHSSKELQDISTDGSPKKDKKKKKGLRTPSFLKKRKDKKRVES; this is translated from the exons Atgag GATggcaaccgaaaccgaaacggcAACAATTCATACAAATGGAGGGCTGGAAACGGTATCCGAAGAGGAGGGCATGAAGCCGCGCCCGGCCGACATCGAGGCGGACATGCGAGAGATGGAACGACGTAAGCGCGTGGAATCAATCATGAACTCGCGCCTGTTCCGTGAGGAACTGGAACGAATCGTGGACGGTCAGATGCGCGAGGGATCATCGACGATACTGCAACAACTTTCCGACATCATGGGCATGCCGGCGGCTCGCATTGGTAGCGTATTCAAAAGCTCCAATTGCGTAGTGCCGATCAACGACATTCGTGGCGTAGAGTCGATGGGTTacgaaaagggggaaaagatCCTTCGCTGCAAGCTTGCGGCCACATTTAGGCTGATGGATCTGTTTGGCTGGACGCAAGGAATCGCGTGCCAGATAACGGCACGCCTCAATGCCGACCAGGAACTGTTCCTCGTCAACCCCTACGGTATGCTGTTTCATGAGGTTACTGCTTCTTCGCTGAACAAGGTGAACATGCAGGGGCAGATCGTCGAACATGGCACTACTAATTTCGGGATCAACAATAATC AGTTCACCCTCCACTCCGTTATACATGCTGCCAGACCGGACATTCGTTGTGCAATATATGTAGCTTACAGTGCCGTAACCGCCATATCGGCATTAAAGCAAGGATTGCAACCGCTCACGAAGCACACTGCCCTCTTGGGAGAAATAGCCTTCCACACGTATGCCGGAG CCTTGAACGAACCGGAAGAGAAGGATAAACTGTTGCGCAGCCTGGGACCAGTTTCCAAGGTATTGCTGCTTTCCAATCACGGAGCGTTGTGTTGTGGAGAAACTATTGAAGAAGCGTTCTATCATGTCACCCATATGGTGCATGCCTGCGAAGCTCAGTTGAAATTGTTGCctgttggtttggaaaacTTGATTTTGATCCCGGAGGAAACCCGTAAAGCTATCTACGATGCTGCTCGCAAACCATCGGGCGAGGGACAGGAGGCAGCATCAGCTCAAACGGCGGATAATAAGGAGGGACAACTTACTAAG ACCCCGAAGTGGCGTGTTGGGGGTTCCGAGTTTGAAGCCCTTATGCGAATGCTCGATAACGCCGGCTTCCGTACCGGTTACATCTTCCGCAATCCGTTGATAAAGGGCGATGTTCCAAAACCACGCAACGACATTGAGGTACCACCAGCTGTGTCATCATTAGGCTATTTAATCGAAGAAGAGGAGCTGTTCAAGCAAGG CATTTGGCGTAAGGGTGATCCGCGTAAGGTTGGAGATCGCACTCGTTGGCTGAATTCGCCTAATGTGTACCAGAAGGTGGAGGTGCTAGAAACTGGTACACCAGACCCGAAGAAGATTACCAAG TGGGTCGCCGAACCGTCTCCGACGCACTCGTCGACACCTGTTAAAATCGAACATGCCCATCAGTTTGTGCCGACAAACACGAACCCGCGGGAATTCAAAAGAATTCAGCAACAG ATAAAAGATAATCGCCGAGCCGATAAAATATCGGCTGGACCACAGTCCCACATTCTGGAAGGAGTTTCGTGGGATGAGGCAAACCGGCTGAAAGATGCCAATGTTTCGGCCGCTGGAGATCATGTAGTACTAATGGGTGCCGCTTCTAAGGGTATTATTCAACGTGGCTACCAGCACAATGCCACTGTCTACAAGGCACCGTACGCGAAAAATCCATTCGACTCCGTAACTGACGACGAGCTGaacgaatacaaaaaaacggtCGAAAAGAAGCGACATGGTGACG GCACGGATACTGATTTCTCCGAATCGGAAGCACTGAGCTCATTGCAGATCAGCGGCCCTGCCAAGGGCGCCTCGCTCGTCAGCCCGCCTAGCCAGTCGGAGCAGGAAGACACAACAGCAG AACATCACGTCCTAAGAATAGAAACTAAGCAAGCGCCCAAACCAAGCCAGCCAGAGGTGGTACTAAGCGATG GCGAACAAGTACAAAATGGCGAACAATCCGATGCACACATGAGCACATTTTCCCACAGCAGCAAAGAG TTGCAGGATATTTCAACCGATGGATCCCCCAAGAaggacaaaaagaagaagaaaggattGCGAACGCCGTCGTTCTTGAAAAAGCGAAAGGACAAGAAACGCGTTGAGTCCTAA
- the LOC1275115 gene encoding protein hu-li tai shao isoform X3: MATETETATIHTNGGLETVSEEEGMKPRPADIEADMREMERRKRVESIMNSRLFREELERIVDGQMREGSSTILQQLSDIMGMPAARIGSVFKSSNCVVPINDIRGVESMGYEKGEKILRCKLAATFRLMDLFGWTQGIACQITARLNADQELFLVNPYGMLFHEVTASSLNKVNMQGQIVEHGTTNFGINNNQFTLHSVIHAARPDIRCAIYVAYSAVTAISALKQGLQPLTKHTALLGEIAFHTYAGALNEPEEKDKLLRSLGPVSKVLLLSNHGALCCGETIEEAFYHVTHMVHACEAQLKLLPVGLENLILIPEETRKAIYDAARKPSGEGQEAASAQTADNKEGQLTKTPKWRVGGSEFEALMRMLDNAGFRTGYIFRNPLIKGDVPKPRNDIEVPPAVSSLGYLIEEEELFKQGIWRKGDPRKVGDRTRWLNSPNVYQKVEVLETGTPDPKKITKWVAEPSPTHSSTPVKIEHAHQFVPTNTNPREFKRIQQQIKDNRRADKISAGPQSHILEGVSWDEANRLKDANVSAAGDHVVLMGAASKGIIQRGYQHNATVYKAPYAKNPFDSVTDDELNEYKKTVEKKRHGDGTDTDFSESEALSSLQISGPAKGASLVSPPSQSEQEDTTAEHHVLRIETKQAPKPSQPEVVLSDGEQVQNGEQSDAHMSTFSHSSKELQDISTDGSPKKDKKKKKGLRTPSFLKKRKDKKRVES; this comes from the exons ATggcaaccgaaaccgaaacggcAACAATTCATACAAATGGAGGGCTGGAAACGGTATCCGAAGAGGAGGGCATGAAGCCGCGCCCGGCCGACATCGAGGCGGACATGCGAGAGATGGAACGACGTAAGCGCGTGGAATCAATCATGAACTCGCGCCTGTTCCGTGAGGAACTGGAACGAATCGTGGACGGTCAGATGCGCGAGGGATCATCGACGATACTGCAACAACTTTCCGACATCATGGGCATGCCGGCGGCTCGCATTGGTAGCGTATTCAAAAGCTCCAATTGCGTAGTGCCGATCAACGACATTCGTGGCGTAGAGTCGATGGGTTacgaaaagggggaaaagatCCTTCGCTGCAAGCTTGCGGCCACATTTAGGCTGATGGATCTGTTTGGCTGGACGCAAGGAATCGCGTGCCAGATAACGGCACGCCTCAATGCCGACCAGGAACTGTTCCTCGTCAACCCCTACGGTATGCTGTTTCATGAGGTTACTGCTTCTTCGCTGAACAAGGTGAACATGCAGGGGCAGATCGTCGAACATGGCACTACTAATTTCGGGATCAACAATAATC AGTTCACCCTCCACTCCGTTATACATGCTGCCAGACCGGACATTCGTTGTGCAATATATGTAGCTTACAGTGCCGTAACCGCCATATCGGCATTAAAGCAAGGATTGCAACCGCTCACGAAGCACACTGCCCTCTTGGGAGAAATAGCCTTCCACACGTATGCCGGAG CCTTGAACGAACCGGAAGAGAAGGATAAACTGTTGCGCAGCCTGGGACCAGTTTCCAAGGTATTGCTGCTTTCCAATCACGGAGCGTTGTGTTGTGGAGAAACTATTGAAGAAGCGTTCTATCATGTCACCCATATGGTGCATGCCTGCGAAGCTCAGTTGAAATTGTTGCctgttggtttggaaaacTTGATTTTGATCCCGGAGGAAACCCGTAAAGCTATCTACGATGCTGCTCGCAAACCATCGGGCGAGGGACAGGAGGCAGCATCAGCTCAAACGGCGGATAATAAGGAGGGACAACTTACTAAG ACCCCGAAGTGGCGTGTTGGGGGTTCCGAGTTTGAAGCCCTTATGCGAATGCTCGATAACGCCGGCTTCCGTACCGGTTACATCTTCCGCAATCCGTTGATAAAGGGCGATGTTCCAAAACCACGCAACGACATTGAGGTACCACCAGCTGTGTCATCATTAGGCTATTTAATCGAAGAAGAGGAGCTGTTCAAGCAAGG CATTTGGCGTAAGGGTGATCCGCGTAAGGTTGGAGATCGCACTCGTTGGCTGAATTCGCCTAATGTGTACCAGAAGGTGGAGGTGCTAGAAACTGGTACACCAGACCCGAAGAAGATTACCAAG TGGGTCGCCGAACCGTCTCCGACGCACTCGTCGACACCTGTTAAAATCGAACATGCCCATCAGTTTGTGCCGACAAACACGAACCCGCGGGAATTCAAAAGAATTCAGCAACAG ATAAAAGATAATCGCCGAGCCGATAAAATATCGGCTGGACCACAGTCCCACATTCTGGAAGGAGTTTCGTGGGATGAGGCAAACCGGCTGAAAGATGCCAATGTTTCGGCCGCTGGAGATCATGTAGTACTAATGGGTGCCGCTTCTAAGGGTATTATTCAACGTGGCTACCAGCACAATGCCACTGTCTACAAGGCACCGTACGCGAAAAATCCATTCGACTCCGTAACTGACGACGAGCTGaacgaatacaaaaaaacggtCGAAAAGAAGCGACATGGTGACG GCACGGATACTGATTTCTCCGAATCGGAAGCACTGAGCTCATTGCAGATCAGCGGCCCTGCCAAGGGCGCCTCGCTCGTCAGCCCGCCTAGCCAGTCGGAGCAGGAAGACACAACAGCAG AACATCACGTCCTAAGAATAGAAACTAAGCAAGCGCCCAAACCAAGCCAGCCAGAGGTGGTACTAAGCGATG GCGAACAAGTACAAAATGGCGAACAATCCGATGCACACATGAGCACATTTTCCCACAGCAGCAAAGAG TTGCAGGATATTTCAACCGATGGATCCCCCAAGAaggacaaaaagaagaagaaaggattGCGAACGCCGTCGTTCTTGAAAAAGCGAAAGGACAAGAAACGCGTTGAGTCCTAA
- the LOC1275115 gene encoding protein hu-li tai shao isoform X2, whose protein sequence is MRMATETETATIHTNGGLETVSEEEGMKPRPADIEADMREMERRKRVESIMNSRLFREELERIVDGQMREGSSTILQQLSDIMGMPAARIGSVFKSSNCVVPINDIRGVESMGYEKGEKILRCKLAATFRLMDLFGWTQGIACQITARLNADQELFLVNPYGMLFHEVTASSLNKVNMQGQIVEHGTTNFGINNNQFTLHSVIHAARPDIRCAIYVAYSAVTAISALKQGLQPLTKHTALLGEIAFHTYAGALNEPEEKDKLLRSLGPVSKVLLLSNHGALCCGETIEEAFYHVTHMVHACEAQLKLLPVGLENLILIPEETRKAIYDAARKPSGEGQEAASAQTADNKEGQLTKTPKWRVGGSEFEALMRMLDNAGFRTGYIFRNPLIKGDVPKPRNDIEVPPAVSSLGYLIEEEELFKQGIWRKGDPRKVGDRTRWLNSPNVYQKVEVLETGTPDPKKITKWVAEPSPTHSSTPVKIEHAHQFVPTNTNPREFKRIQQQIKDNRRADKISAGPQSHILEGVSWDEANRLKDANVSAAGDHVVLMGAASKGIIQRGYQHNATVYKAPYAKNPFDSVTDDELNEYKKTVEKKRHGDGTDTDFSESEALSSLQISGPAKGASLVSPPSQSEQEDTTAEHHVLRIETKQAPKPSQPEVVLSDGEQVQNGEQSDAHMSTFSHSSKEDISTDGSPKKDKKKKKGLRTPSFLKKRKDKKRVES, encoded by the exons Atgag GATggcaaccgaaaccgaaacggcAACAATTCATACAAATGGAGGGCTGGAAACGGTATCCGAAGAGGAGGGCATGAAGCCGCGCCCGGCCGACATCGAGGCGGACATGCGAGAGATGGAACGACGTAAGCGCGTGGAATCAATCATGAACTCGCGCCTGTTCCGTGAGGAACTGGAACGAATCGTGGACGGTCAGATGCGCGAGGGATCATCGACGATACTGCAACAACTTTCCGACATCATGGGCATGCCGGCGGCTCGCATTGGTAGCGTATTCAAAAGCTCCAATTGCGTAGTGCCGATCAACGACATTCGTGGCGTAGAGTCGATGGGTTacgaaaagggggaaaagatCCTTCGCTGCAAGCTTGCGGCCACATTTAGGCTGATGGATCTGTTTGGCTGGACGCAAGGAATCGCGTGCCAGATAACGGCACGCCTCAATGCCGACCAGGAACTGTTCCTCGTCAACCCCTACGGTATGCTGTTTCATGAGGTTACTGCTTCTTCGCTGAACAAGGTGAACATGCAGGGGCAGATCGTCGAACATGGCACTACTAATTTCGGGATCAACAATAATC AGTTCACCCTCCACTCCGTTATACATGCTGCCAGACCGGACATTCGTTGTGCAATATATGTAGCTTACAGTGCCGTAACCGCCATATCGGCATTAAAGCAAGGATTGCAACCGCTCACGAAGCACACTGCCCTCTTGGGAGAAATAGCCTTCCACACGTATGCCGGAG CCTTGAACGAACCGGAAGAGAAGGATAAACTGTTGCGCAGCCTGGGACCAGTTTCCAAGGTATTGCTGCTTTCCAATCACGGAGCGTTGTGTTGTGGAGAAACTATTGAAGAAGCGTTCTATCATGTCACCCATATGGTGCATGCCTGCGAAGCTCAGTTGAAATTGTTGCctgttggtttggaaaacTTGATTTTGATCCCGGAGGAAACCCGTAAAGCTATCTACGATGCTGCTCGCAAACCATCGGGCGAGGGACAGGAGGCAGCATCAGCTCAAACGGCGGATAATAAGGAGGGACAACTTACTAAG ACCCCGAAGTGGCGTGTTGGGGGTTCCGAGTTTGAAGCCCTTATGCGAATGCTCGATAACGCCGGCTTCCGTACCGGTTACATCTTCCGCAATCCGTTGATAAAGGGCGATGTTCCAAAACCACGCAACGACATTGAGGTACCACCAGCTGTGTCATCATTAGGCTATTTAATCGAAGAAGAGGAGCTGTTCAAGCAAGG CATTTGGCGTAAGGGTGATCCGCGTAAGGTTGGAGATCGCACTCGTTGGCTGAATTCGCCTAATGTGTACCAGAAGGTGGAGGTGCTAGAAACTGGTACACCAGACCCGAAGAAGATTACCAAG TGGGTCGCCGAACCGTCTCCGACGCACTCGTCGACACCTGTTAAAATCGAACATGCCCATCAGTTTGTGCCGACAAACACGAACCCGCGGGAATTCAAAAGAATTCAGCAACAG ATAAAAGATAATCGCCGAGCCGATAAAATATCGGCTGGACCACAGTCCCACATTCTGGAAGGAGTTTCGTGGGATGAGGCAAACCGGCTGAAAGATGCCAATGTTTCGGCCGCTGGAGATCATGTAGTACTAATGGGTGCCGCTTCTAAGGGTATTATTCAACGTGGCTACCAGCACAATGCCACTGTCTACAAGGCACCGTACGCGAAAAATCCATTCGACTCCGTAACTGACGACGAGCTGaacgaatacaaaaaaacggtCGAAAAGAAGCGACATGGTGACG GCACGGATACTGATTTCTCCGAATCGGAAGCACTGAGCTCATTGCAGATCAGCGGCCCTGCCAAGGGCGCCTCGCTCGTCAGCCCGCCTAGCCAGTCGGAGCAGGAAGACACAACAGCAG AACATCACGTCCTAAGAATAGAAACTAAGCAAGCGCCCAAACCAAGCCAGCCAGAGGTGGTACTAAGCGATG GCGAACAAGTACAAAATGGCGAACAATCCGATGCACACATGAGCACATTTTCCCACAGCAGCAAAGAG GATATTTCAACCGATGGATCCCCCAAGAaggacaaaaagaagaagaaaggattGCGAACGCCGTCGTTCTTGAAAAAGCGAAAGGACAAGAAACGCGTTGAGTCCTAA
- the LOC1275114 gene encoding ras-specific guanine nucleotide-releasing factor RalGPS1, whose product MMRYSEIPRDLADRHTCKSKVGRDTKTGRSLSSTGGHNESYDGDGDDGYEQLSSSDGNVSQPNQHAEKALDGSIDTPLIEDGKRKPERHRDRQPDDKHLCHKATAGSIESLNDGCSATSSFRPWHSYSKKSYSLPPNTTISDVGSIVFSCQQVSPAELAAQITLLDFPIFNAIQPEELTSCGWTKKNKHTLAPNVVAFTKRFNHTTFWTVQEILNGVSPKDRAEIISHFIKVAKKLHDINNLHSLFAVISALKSASVHRLKESWLLVSRKDQQQLDRLSHLFDESDNWSSLRKCLNQFKLPGIPYLGIFLTDIIYIDLMHPNKSGEESYARETKMNNVLRVLSSYQSSNYTFISPVPPTLRYLQSRRYIDELQNIFEEDQYKKSLNLEPTAGASTMSSGGTVRLLKPKIEQSDSIGRNVKTTIALAECKDSPDSTTCAPNTSQTIVSSARQFIPGHRKCYSLGTNIFYPRSSEQSSSSSSASSSRHTKVADGLNKMRHLLDDSYVESKRANSIAATGSGGSHSSDQESEHPTALQLVELEPITSGNLVEGYLKRKTVLKYGRKPTVASWQRYWVLIWSNTMIYFPPKTFKGNERSNFKKEPSKIFPLEGWTAEESDLPLQDEFFQLVNYNHGHAYRFKSGSNASANRWLAALKQVTTPKPAEPLSISLNLISFE is encoded by the exons ATGATGCGCTATTCTGAAATACCGCGTGATCTCGCCGACAGACACACGTGCAAAAGTAAGGTAGGTCGAGATACGAAAACTGGTCGGAGCTTATCGTCAACAGGCGGTCACAACGAATCGTACGAtggcgatggtgatgatggatATGAGCAACTCTCCTCCTCCGATGGAAACGTTTCGCAACCGAACCAGCATGCGGAGAAAGCACTGGACGGAAGCATCGATACGCCATTGATCGAAGACGGTAAGCGAAAACCGGAGCGCCATCGCGATCGCCAACCCGATGATAAACACTTGTGCCATAAAGCGACCGCAGGCTCGATCGAAAGTCTCAACGATGGATGTTCAGCAACGTCGTCATTTAG GCCTTGGCATAGCTATTCCAAAAAATCATACAGTCTACCGCCGAATACAACGATTAGTGACGTCGGCTCAATCGTATTCAGCTGCCAGCAAGTGTCGCCGGCTGAGCTGGCCGCTCAGATAACACTTTTggattttcccatttttaatGCAATACAACCAGAGGAGCTGACCAGCTGCGGCTggacgaagaaaaacaaacatacccTAGCGCCCAATGTGGTAGCATTCACGAAACGATTCAATCATACGACATTTTGGACTGTACAGGAAATACTCAACGGCGTTAGCCCGAAAGATCGGGCCGAGATCATCAGTCATTTTATAAAG gtgGCGAAGAAATTACATGACATCAACAATCTTCACTCACTGTTTGCCGTTATATCTGCACTGAAAAGTGCCAGCGTTCATCGGTTAAAAGAAAGTTGGTTGTTAGTGTCCCGAAAAGATCAGCAACAGCTGGATAGGTTGAGCCACCTGTTTGATGAAAGCGATAATTGGTCCTCATTGCGGAAATGTTTAAATCAATTCAAACTTCCGGGAATTCCATACCTAG GGATATTTCTTACGGACATTATCTATATCGATTTGATGCACCCCAACAAATCAGGAGAGGAGAGTTATGCACgcgaaaccaaaatgaacaACGTGTTGCGAGTGTTGTCTAGCTACCAAAGTTCGAACTATACGTTTATCAGTCCGGTACCTCCGACGCTACGTTACCTACAGTCTCGGCGGTATATAGACGAGCTACAGAATATATTTGAGGAGGATCAATATAA AAAATCTCTCAACTTGGAACCTACCGCCGGTGCATCAACCATGTCGTCTGGCGGTACTGTGCGATTACTAAAACCAAAAATAGAACAGAGTGATAGCATTGGCCGCAACGTGAAAACTACTATCGCTTTGGCGGAATGTAAAGATTCTCCAGACTCGACGACATGCGCACCAAACACTAGCCAAACTATCGTTTCGAGCGCACGACAGTTCATACCTGGCCATAGGAAATGCTATAGTTTAGGAACAAA CATTTTTTATCCTAGATCTTCCGAACAGTCAAGCAGCTCCTCATCGGCATCGAGCAGTCGTCATACAAAGGTGGCAGATGGATTGAATAAGATGCGACACCTGCTCGATGATTCCTATGTCGAATCGAAACGCGCAAACAGTATCGCTGCAACAGGAAGCGGAGGTAGTCACAGTAGCGACCAGGAATCTGAACATCCGACGGCCCTGCAGTTGGTCGAGCTGGAGCCAATAACGAGTGGAAACTTGGTGGAAGGATACTTGAAACGTAAAACCGTACTCAAGTATGGACGCAAACCTACCGTAGCATCCTGGCAGCGGTATTGGGTGTTGATATGGTCCAACACGATGATATACTTTCCACCAAAAACATTCAAGGG CAACGAGCGAAGCAACTTCAAAAAGGAACCATCCAAAATATTTCCCCTCGAAGGATGGACGGCCGAAGAATCGGATCTTCCGCTGCAGGACGAGTTCTTCCAGCTGGTAAACTACAACCATGGACATGCGTATCGTTTCAAATCCGGCTCGAATGCTTCCGCTAATCGATGGCTTGCGGCGCTGAAACAAGTCACAACACCTAAACCGGCGGAACCATTGTCCATCTCACTGAATCTTATATCCTTTGAATAG
- the LOC1275115 gene encoding protein hu-li tai shao isoform X4, producing MATETETATIHTNGGLETVSEEEGMKPRPADIEADMREMERRKRVESIMNSRLFREELERIVDGQMREGSSTILQQLSDIMGMPAARIGSVFKSSNCVVPINDIRGVESMGYEKGEKILRCKLAATFRLMDLFGWTQGIACQITARLNADQELFLVNPYGMLFHEVTASSLNKVNMQGQIVEHGTTNFGINNNQFTLHSVIHAARPDIRCAIYVAYSAVTAISALKQGLQPLTKHTALLGEIAFHTYAGALNEPEEKDKLLRSLGPVSKVLLLSNHGALCCGETIEEAFYHVTHMVHACEAQLKLLPVGLENLILIPEETRKAIYDAARKPSGEGQEAASAQTADNKEGQLTKTPKWRVGGSEFEALMRMLDNAGFRTGYIFRNPLIKGDVPKPRNDIEVPPAVSSLGYLIEEEELFKQGIWRKGDPRKVGDRTRWLNSPNVYQKVEVLETGTPDPKKITKWVAEPSPTHSSTPVKIEHAHQFVPTNTNPREFKRIQQQIKDNRRADKISAGPQSHILEGVSWDEANRLKDANVSAAGDHVVLMGAASKGIIQRGYQHNATVYKAPYAKNPFDSVTDDELNEYKKTVEKKRHGDGTDTDFSESEALSSLQISGPAKGASLVSPPSQSEQEDTTAEHHVLRIETKQAPKPSQPEVVLSDGEQVQNGEQSDAHMSTFSHSSKEDISTDGSPKKDKKKKKGLRTPSFLKKRKDKKRVES from the exons ATggcaaccgaaaccgaaacggcAACAATTCATACAAATGGAGGGCTGGAAACGGTATCCGAAGAGGAGGGCATGAAGCCGCGCCCGGCCGACATCGAGGCGGACATGCGAGAGATGGAACGACGTAAGCGCGTGGAATCAATCATGAACTCGCGCCTGTTCCGTGAGGAACTGGAACGAATCGTGGACGGTCAGATGCGCGAGGGATCATCGACGATACTGCAACAACTTTCCGACATCATGGGCATGCCGGCGGCTCGCATTGGTAGCGTATTCAAAAGCTCCAATTGCGTAGTGCCGATCAACGACATTCGTGGCGTAGAGTCGATGGGTTacgaaaagggggaaaagatCCTTCGCTGCAAGCTTGCGGCCACATTTAGGCTGATGGATCTGTTTGGCTGGACGCAAGGAATCGCGTGCCAGATAACGGCACGCCTCAATGCCGACCAGGAACTGTTCCTCGTCAACCCCTACGGTATGCTGTTTCATGAGGTTACTGCTTCTTCGCTGAACAAGGTGAACATGCAGGGGCAGATCGTCGAACATGGCACTACTAATTTCGGGATCAACAATAATC AGTTCACCCTCCACTCCGTTATACATGCTGCCAGACCGGACATTCGTTGTGCAATATATGTAGCTTACAGTGCCGTAACCGCCATATCGGCATTAAAGCAAGGATTGCAACCGCTCACGAAGCACACTGCCCTCTTGGGAGAAATAGCCTTCCACACGTATGCCGGAG CCTTGAACGAACCGGAAGAGAAGGATAAACTGTTGCGCAGCCTGGGACCAGTTTCCAAGGTATTGCTGCTTTCCAATCACGGAGCGTTGTGTTGTGGAGAAACTATTGAAGAAGCGTTCTATCATGTCACCCATATGGTGCATGCCTGCGAAGCTCAGTTGAAATTGTTGCctgttggtttggaaaacTTGATTTTGATCCCGGAGGAAACCCGTAAAGCTATCTACGATGCTGCTCGCAAACCATCGGGCGAGGGACAGGAGGCAGCATCAGCTCAAACGGCGGATAATAAGGAGGGACAACTTACTAAG ACCCCGAAGTGGCGTGTTGGGGGTTCCGAGTTTGAAGCCCTTATGCGAATGCTCGATAACGCCGGCTTCCGTACCGGTTACATCTTCCGCAATCCGTTGATAAAGGGCGATGTTCCAAAACCACGCAACGACATTGAGGTACCACCAGCTGTGTCATCATTAGGCTATTTAATCGAAGAAGAGGAGCTGTTCAAGCAAGG CATTTGGCGTAAGGGTGATCCGCGTAAGGTTGGAGATCGCACTCGTTGGCTGAATTCGCCTAATGTGTACCAGAAGGTGGAGGTGCTAGAAACTGGTACACCAGACCCGAAGAAGATTACCAAG TGGGTCGCCGAACCGTCTCCGACGCACTCGTCGACACCTGTTAAAATCGAACATGCCCATCAGTTTGTGCCGACAAACACGAACCCGCGGGAATTCAAAAGAATTCAGCAACAG ATAAAAGATAATCGCCGAGCCGATAAAATATCGGCTGGACCACAGTCCCACATTCTGGAAGGAGTTTCGTGGGATGAGGCAAACCGGCTGAAAGATGCCAATGTTTCGGCCGCTGGAGATCATGTAGTACTAATGGGTGCCGCTTCTAAGGGTATTATTCAACGTGGCTACCAGCACAATGCCACTGTCTACAAGGCACCGTACGCGAAAAATCCATTCGACTCCGTAACTGACGACGAGCTGaacgaatacaaaaaaacggtCGAAAAGAAGCGACATGGTGACG GCACGGATACTGATTTCTCCGAATCGGAAGCACTGAGCTCATTGCAGATCAGCGGCCCTGCCAAGGGCGCCTCGCTCGTCAGCCCGCCTAGCCAGTCGGAGCAGGAAGACACAACAGCAG AACATCACGTCCTAAGAATAGAAACTAAGCAAGCGCCCAAACCAAGCCAGCCAGAGGTGGTACTAAGCGATG GCGAACAAGTACAAAATGGCGAACAATCCGATGCACACATGAGCACATTTTCCCACAGCAGCAAAGAG GATATTTCAACCGATGGATCCCCCAAGAaggacaaaaagaagaagaaaggattGCGAACGCCGTCGTTCTTGAAAAAGCGAAAGGACAAGAAACGCGTTGAGTCCTAA